From the Lathyrus oleraceus cultivar Zhongwan6 chromosome 4, CAAS_Psat_ZW6_1.0, whole genome shotgun sequence genome, one window contains:
- the LOC127137448 gene encoding uncharacterized protein LOC127137448, giving the protein MDSLEQSHIALRGDVDSMKNQVDQLVEAMIALAKREDNIQQIAVIENVVPPPVNDLTQPRPVQTPVDNSVVQERHIVRNKGSSYHDDVEYHSFAFSMPDSHGTSLAVNTEQPQDDEIVKRCCVLEKRLKDIEGQDTVEQSALDMCLVPGLVIPAKFKDSLTGASLNWYMKLERNHVQSWMDLANAFLNQYKYNLDMAPNRMQLRALSQESNESFRGYAQRWKELAACVEPPLLDKEVMELFRDTLQSPYFERMISSAASDFAHLVSIGERIENGLKSGKIQCASNSQSMESESIPSSQKEEEAEINAV; this is encoded by the exons ATGGATTCATTGGAGCAAAGTCATATTGCATTGAGAGGAGATGTTGACTCGATGAAAAACCAGGTAGACCAACTTGTAGAGGCTATGATAGCTTTAGCAAAGAGGGAGGACAACATTCAACAGATTGCAGTTATTGAGAATGTAGTTCCGCCTCCAGTAAATGATCTTACCCAACCTCGGCCTGTGCAAACCCCAGTTGATAACTCTGTTGTACAAGAACGTCATATTGTTCGAAATAAGGGTTCCTCATATCATGATGATGTTGAGTATCATAGCTTTGCATTCTCTATGCCAGATTCCCATGGGACAAGCCTTGCGGTTAATACTGAACaaccacaagatgatgagattgtTAAAAGATGTTGCgtgctagagaaaagactcaaggACATAGAAGGACAAGATACTGTTGAACAGAGTGCCTtagacatgtgtttggtacctggcCTAGTTATACCTGCAAAATTCAAA GACAGCTTGACTGGGGCATCATTGAATTGGTATATGAAGTTAGAAAGGAATCATGTTCAGTCCTGGATGGACCTAGCTAACGCCTTTTTGAATCAATACAAATACAATTTGGACATGGCTCCCAATCGCATGCAGTTGAGAGCCTTATCTCAGGAAAGCAACGAATCCTTcagagggtatgcccaaagatggaaAGAGTTAGCAGCTTGTGTTGAACCACCACTCTTAGACAAAGAAGTGATGGAATTATTCAGGGATACCTTGCAAAGTCCTTACTTCGAAAGGATGATTAGCAGTGCAGCATCAGACTTCGCTCACTTGGTGTCAATTGGAGAACGCATTGAGAATGGCCTCAAAAGTGGAAAAATCCAATGCGCCTCAAATAGCCAGAGCATGGAGAGTGAATCTATTCCTAgttcccaaaaggaagaagaagcTGAAATTAATGCAGTCTAG